A stretch of the Lactuca sativa cultivar Salinas chromosome 9, Lsat_Salinas_v11, whole genome shotgun sequence genome encodes the following:
- the LOC128129194 gene encoding uncharacterized protein LOC128129194: MERRFESDRHTIMPPNFFVSHALEEGQDWRAFMAGIATYPNFMVAWWDVDTVLLPIHSSPNHWLFGELRLASMEVHIYDSLGRGAYEKFQSEGIFSKFERRVANYLDKIKYWARRNIPRIPLNMQFIYEENVPQQSSHLGDCGVFLCMFMEQLVSGQPIRVLIDPKNAALEFRLRMAKIIWGSSLAPL; the protein is encoded by the exons atggagagacggtttgagagcgaccgacatacaataatgcctccaaatttttttgtttctcatgctttggaagaaggacaggactggagggcgtttatggctggtattgctacataccctaacttcatggttgcttggtgggatgttgatacg gtcttattgccgattcattcatcccctaatcattggctatttggggaactacgattagcgtcaatggaagtgcatatttatgacagtcttggtagaggtgcttatgaaaaattccaatccgaaggaatcttttccaaatttgaacgtcgggtggcaaattatttggacaagattaagtattgggcgcggaggaacatcccaaggattccattgaatatgcaattcatttatgaagaaaatgttccccaacaaagtagtcatttgggagattgcggtgtttttctttgtatgtttatggagcaattggtttcaggtcaaccaatacgtgttcttattgacccaaagaacgcagctttagagttccgtctccggatggcaaaaattatttgggggtctagtcttgctcctctgtag
- the LOC128129193 gene encoding uncharacterized protein LOC128129193, whose amino-acid sequence MEDYVNNPANMHDFSLMNTKAFANLKGSGGNIWEVFEVLDDARRAIFRNTVFGYFIDVPRLQGDALLFHKMFLHQIRPDPVLSPDGIKRLYFRVGNTKMVYGPEEFCLITGFNFGEYPKNIGRKGSEKLISSKKRCLLRERLFPDHTNSSVKIGDLKSLILNQTFLALDDLDAVRVCLIYILCEGFLGKEVNDRVPQDWFFLAENLDLWNSFAWGSYLWDFTYVDLEDTWNKIHHYLSLPERGQTLKYSVSGFTAPIRIWIYEMIPAVRACGFALRKNKDLPRMKRWSGTKKLKWVDVNKIWSKMQEGLPPRQNMLPGDGEMTSFYYMSFQEYVYGEGKAVPSPVRDHFRRQDESSSSMSSSGRSHGRGRGSGKHKLDELLKRVHALEQHVFMNQQKPTEVFVEEVNNDQFWNDIFFEDPTVSQRNYDEQVVQDEEMNKNNTTQNVFGDTQDDKVLEESNQYAGNKFDDDVFDVNDYSEVKEVIIVTLILY is encoded by the exons atggaagattatgtcaacaatcccgcaaatatg catgattttagtttaatgaatacgaaagcctttgcgaacctaaaaggctctggcggtaacatatgggaagtctttgaagttttagatgatgCCCGACGTGCTATTTTCAGAAATACCGTCTTTGGCTATTTTATTgatgtccctcgtttacaaggggacgctttattgtttcataaaatgttccttcatcagatccggccggaccctgttttatctccagatggaataaaacgtttatattttcgagtaggcaataccaaaatggtttatgggccggaagagttttgtttgattaccggcttcaattttggggagtatccaaaaaacattgggagaaaagggtcggaaaaattaataagcagtaaaaaaagatgtttactgcgtgaacggctatttccggaccatactaatagttcggtgaaaatcggcgacttgaaaagtttaattttaaatcaaacattcttagcACTTGACGACCttgatgcagttagagtatgtttgatatacattttgtgtgaaggttttttgggcaaagaagttaacgatcgggtgccacaagattggttttttttggctgagaatttggatctctggaatag cttcgcttggggtagctatctatgggattttacttatgttgaccttgaGGATACGTGGAATAAGATACATCATTATTTATCACTTCCTGAGcgtggtcaaactttaaagtattccgtctcaggatttacggctccaattagg atatggatatatgagatgattccggctgttcgtgcatgtggatttgcattgagaaaaaataaagactTGCCTCGGATGAAAAGATGGAGcggaacaaaaaaattgaaatgggttgacgtgaacaagatttggtcaaagatgcag gaggggctaccaccaagacaaaacatgttaccgggtgatggtgagatgacatctttttattatatgtcatttcaagagtatgtatatggtgaagggaaagcagttccatccccagtacgggaccattttaggagacaagacgaatcttcgtctagtatgtcgtccAGTGGTCGCTCTCATGGTAGAGGTCGGGGCAGTGGGAAACACAAGCTAGACGAGTTGTTGAAACGGGTACATGCACTGGAGCAGCATGTGTTTATGAATCAACAAAAACCTACAGaggtttttgttgaagaagtgaataatGACCAATTTTGGAACGACATTTTTTTTGAGGACCCGACAGTGTCACAAAGAAATTATGATGAACAG gttgtgcaagatgaagagatgaataaaaacaatacaactcaaaatgtttttggtgatactcaagacgacaag gtgttggaggagagtaatcagtatgcggggaacaaatttgatgatgatgtgtttgatgtaaacgattatagtgaagttaaagaggttattatagttacattaatattatattaa